Proteins from a genomic interval of Helicobacter pylori Shi112:
- the fliE gene encoding flagellar hook-basal body complex protein FliE, with the protein MQAIHNDKSLLSPFSELNTDNRTKREESGSTFKEQKGGEFSKLLKQSINELNSTQEQSDKALADMATGQIKDLHQAAIAIGKAETSMKLMLEVRNKAISAYKELLRTQI; encoded by the coding sequence ATGCAAGCCATACACAATGATAAAAGCTTATTGAGTCCTTTCTCTGAGCTTAACACGGACAACAGGACTAAAAGAGAAGAATCAGGCAGCACCTTTAAAGAACAAAAAGGTGGGGAGTTTTCCAAACTCTTAAAACAATCCATCAATGAGCTTAACAGCACTCAAGAGCAATCTGATAAAGCCTTAGCCGACATGGCGACAGGGCAAATCAAAGATTTACACCAAGCGGCTATCGCTATAGGGAAGGCTGAAACGAGCATGAAACTCATGCTTGAAGTGCGCAACAAAGCGATCAGCGCTTATAAAGAGCTTTTAAGAACGCAGATCTAA
- the flgC gene encoding flagellar basal body rod protein FlgC, protein MFLSSFDISGYGLSAQRLRANLISSNIANANTTRTSEGGPYRRQEAVFKAFDFNEILNQKIAQNHQITPYEDPLDEGDDNPLIPITSVVVDKIVRDDSEPLMKYDPSHPDANAQGYVAYPNVNAVVEMADLVEATRAYQANVAAFQSAKNMAQNAIGMLQT, encoded by the coding sequence ATGTTTTTATCTTCTTTTGATATTAGCGGTTATGGTTTGTCTGCCCAACGCTTAAGGGCTAATTTGATTTCTTCTAATATCGCTAACGCTAACACCACACGCACGAGCGAAGGAGGCCCTTATAGGAGGCAAGAAGCGGTGTTTAAGGCTTTTGATTTCAATGAGATTTTAAACCAAAAAATCGCTCAAAACCATCAAATCACCCCCTATGAAGACCCCTTAGATGAAGGCGATGACAACCCCTTAATCCCTATCACAAGCGTGGTGGTGGATAAGATTGTGCGCGATGATAGCGAGCCTTTGATGAAATACGATCCCAGCCACCCTGACGCTAACGCTCAAGGCTATGTGGCTTACCCCAATGTGAATGCGGTGGTTGAAATGGCGGATTTAGTGGAAGCGACTAGAGCCTATCAGGCCAATGTTGCAGCCTTTCAAAGCGCTAAAAACATGGCGCAAAATGCGATTGGCATGTTACAAACATGA
- a CDS encoding transcriptional regulator gives MIAWSFLKRGFVVALNFDRFYHQKFMFSCVVKIQCYAIFK, from the coding sequence ATGATCGCTTGGTCCTTTTTAAAGAGAGGGTTCGTTGTTGCACTCAATTTTGACAGATTTTATCATCAAAAATTCATGTTCTCATGCGTTGTGAAAATCCAGTGTTACGCCATTTTCAAGTGA
- the flgB gene encoding flagellar basal body rod protein FlgB — translation MDFSKAFGLVYKALDYRALRQDMIASNIANVDTPFYRSKDLDFESVLAKKKAEIFENQSSKVLPLAHTNPRHLDFENSAKDGASLFFRDGHLAKNDGNSVDLDIETSEMGKNSTMYLALSSALKKYRGVINYAIDSSKNL, via the coding sequence ATGGATTTTTCTAAAGCGTTTGGATTGGTTTATAAAGCGCTAGATTATAGGGCTTTAAGGCAGGATATGATCGCTTCTAATATCGCTAATGTGGATACCCCCTTTTACAGGTCAAAGGATTTGGATTTTGAAAGCGTTTTAGCGAAGAAAAAAGCAGAAATTTTTGAAAACCAATCCAGTAAAGTTTTGCCTTTAGCCCACACTAACCCTAGGCATTTAGACTTTGAAAATAGTGCTAAAGATGGGGCAAGCCTTTTTTTTAGAGACGGGCATTTGGCTAAGAATGATGGTAACAGCGTGGATTTAGACATAGAAACGAGCGAAATGGGTAAGAACTCTACCATGTATTTAGCCTTGAGTTCAGCCTTAAAAAAGTATCGAGGCGTGATCAATTACGCCATTGATTCCAGTAAGAATTTATAG